A single region of the Yersinia entomophaga genome encodes:
- the chbR gene encoding transcriptional regulator ChbR, producing the protein MDIRLVREKDLFNDKEFHLFIYNKTESATGLHRHDYYEYTLILTGMCYQEINGKRVFLERGDVVFIPVGSHHQSFYEFGVTRILNVGISKAFFEQHYKHILSRSFVASQAYRIKGDFLSYIESAISAAHVQEDEITELLELLTFYVTNRISHYKETAPSDDIPQWLKNTVDKMHDNSQFGERALINMVELSGKTQEYLTRATRRYYQKTPMQIINEIRINFAKTQLEVTNDLVSDIAFEAGYSDTTLFIKNFKKLTSFTPGNYRKKFYGVAESLSH; encoded by the coding sequence ATGGATATAAGATTAGTACGTGAAAAAGATCTTTTTAACGACAAGGAATTCCATCTATTTATTTACAATAAAACGGAAAGTGCCACAGGTTTACATCGGCATGATTATTATGAATATACGCTGATATTGACGGGAATGTGTTATCAGGAAATTAACGGTAAACGGGTGTTTTTAGAGCGCGGAGACGTGGTTTTTATCCCCGTAGGGTCTCACCATCAAAGTTTTTATGAGTTTGGCGTGACTCGCATTCTCAACGTTGGTATCAGCAAAGCGTTTTTCGAGCAGCATTATAAACATATTTTATCCCGCAGTTTTGTGGCTTCTCAGGCCTATCGTATTAAAGGCGATTTTCTTTCCTATATCGAATCAGCGATTTCTGCGGCTCACGTACAGGAAGATGAAATAACGGAGTTGTTGGAATTACTGACATTCTATGTCACAAACCGCATTAGCCATTATAAAGAGACCGCTCCCAGCGATGATATTCCCCAGTGGCTAAAAAATACCGTTGATAAGATGCATGATAATTCGCAGTTTGGGGAAAGGGCGCTGATCAATATGGTCGAACTTTCTGGCAAAACTCAGGAATATCTCACTCGCGCGACCCGACGTTATTACCAAAAAACGCCCATGCAAATTATCAATGAAATTAGAATCAATTTTGCCAAAACCCAGCTTGAAGTGACTAATGACTTGGTTTCCGATATCGCTTTTGAAGCGGGTTACAGCGACACCACATTATTTATCAAAAACTTCAAGAAGCTCACCTCTTTTACGCCGGGTAACTATCGTAAGAAATTCTATGGCGTTGCTGAGAGTTTATCCCACTAA
- a CDS encoding class I SAM-dependent methyltransferase: MNAKNAKGAQVYTPLSLKLYDWWVLNISNKYAWRCSTKDILLPHLQQHMGKKHLDIGVGTGYYLANTPRGSQNITLLDLNPNSLEASKNRVGLHRISECVLHDVFQPLPEHLNNQFDSVSLFYLLHCLPGNMSEKAPAIALAASAIKDDGVVCGATILGEGVEHNAFARKLMSVYNQKGIFSNYQDSLDNLHSVLSTHFKQVDVQLHGTVAVFSAKGRKCGN, translated from the coding sequence ATGAATGCCAAAAACGCTAAAGGTGCTCAGGTTTATACACCACTGTCACTGAAACTCTATGATTGGTGGGTACTAAACATATCGAATAAATACGCCTGGCGTTGCAGTACCAAAGATATTTTATTACCTCATTTACAGCAACACATGGGAAAAAAACACTTGGATATTGGCGTCGGAACCGGTTATTACCTGGCCAATACGCCCCGAGGCTCACAGAATATTACTCTGTTGGACCTCAACCCAAACAGTCTTGAAGCGTCTAAAAATCGCGTCGGACTGCATCGTATTTCAGAATGCGTGTTGCATGATGTTTTTCAACCGTTACCTGAGCATCTGAATAATCAGTTCGACTCGGTTTCTTTATTTTATCTGCTTCATTGCCTGCCCGGTAATATGTCAGAGAAAGCGCCCGCTATTGCACTCGCCGCGTCGGCAATAAAGGACGATGGTGTTGTTTGTGGTGCAACAATTCTTGGTGAAGGTGTGGAACATAATGCCTTTGCCCGCAAACTGATGTCGGTCTATAACCAAAAAGGAATTTTTAGTAATTATCAGGATTCGTTAGATAATTTACACTCGGTGCTCTCCACACATTTCAAACAGGTGGACGTGCAATTACATGGCACCGTAGCCGTGTTTTCCGCTAAAGGCAGAAAATGCGGGAATTAA
- the chbA gene encoding PTS N,N'-diacetylchitobiose transporter subunit IIA — translation MFDLDSIVDNEETSSELEDVVMGLIINAGQARSLAYKALKLAKTGDFAQAEEMMAQSRLALNEAHLVQTQLIEADQGEGKTKVTLVLVHAQDHLMNAMLARELIAELIELHQRVG, via the coding sequence ATGTTTGATTTAGATTCTATCGTTGATAATGAAGAAACCAGCAGTGAGTTGGAAGACGTCGTTATGGGGCTGATTATCAACGCGGGTCAGGCGCGCAGCCTGGCTTACAAAGCGTTAAAGCTGGCTAAAACCGGTGACTTTGCTCAGGCTGAAGAAATGATGGCTCAGTCCCGATTGGCACTTAATGAGGCGCATTTGGTGCAGACCCAACTGATTGAAGCAGATCAGGGCGAAGGGAAAACCAAAGTCACGCTCGTACTGGTTCACGCTCAGGATCATTTAATGAATGCTATGCTGGCCAGAGAGTTAATTGCCGAATTGATCGAATTACACCAACGAGTTGGTTGA
- a CDS encoding PTS sugar transporter subunit IIB: MEKKKIYLFCSAGMSTSLLVSKMKAQAEKYEVPVVINAYPEALASEKGPEADVILLGPQISYMLGEIEKMFPHKPVEVIDAQLYGKVDGLGVLKAAVAAIKKAKQ; encoded by the coding sequence ATGGAAAAGAAAAAAATTTATCTGTTTTGTTCTGCCGGTATGTCCACCTCGCTGCTGGTATCCAAAATGAAGGCGCAAGCGGAGAAGTATGAAGTTCCGGTGGTGATTAACGCCTATCCGGAAGCGCTGGCATCAGAAAAAGGCCCAGAGGCCGATGTGATCTTGTTAGGGCCACAAATCAGCTACATGTTGGGTGAAATCGAAAAAATGTTCCCGCACAAACCCGTTGAAGTTATCGACGCGCAGCTCTACGGCAAAGTCGATGGTTTAGGGGTATTAAAAGCTGCCGTGGCCGCTATAAAAAAAGCAAAACAATAA
- a CDS encoding glycoside hydrolase family 1 protein — MKYQFSDDFWWGSATSATQSEGAALREGKSKNIFDYWYEISPERFHDLVGPENTSTFYDNYKQDILLLKALGHNTFRTSISWSRLIPDGDGELNPQAVAFYNGVIDTLLANGIKPFINLYHFDMPLCLQERGGWENRVVVEAYARYAEACFKLFGDRVKHWFTFNEPIVPVEAGYLNDLHYPCVVDFKRAVTVAYHSVLAHAKAVGRYRSAEQNGTIGIILNLSPTYPRSDSAEDRAAAYHADLLLNRSFLDPVTKGAYPADLVELLRQHDLLPRTEPEDAQLIACGTVDVLGVNYYQPRRIQAKDVPVSAGQVKTPEDLFSFYAMPGRKINPHRGWEIYEKGLYDILKDLQENYGNIPCYISENGMGVEGEEQFMDSTGMINDDYRIDFIREHLTWLHKALQEGSNCKGYHLWTFIDCWSWLNAYKNRYGLVRLNRADQTRELKKSGYWFANVARQNGFN, encoded by the coding sequence ATGAAATATCAATTTTCCGATGATTTTTGGTGGGGAAGTGCCACCTCGGCAACGCAGTCCGAAGGGGCGGCGTTACGGGAGGGTAAAAGCAAGAATATCTTCGATTACTGGTATGAGATTTCCCCGGAGCGTTTTCATGACTTAGTTGGTCCAGAAAATACTTCGACATTTTACGATAACTATAAGCAGGATATTTTGTTGTTAAAGGCGCTGGGGCATAACACGTTCAGAACGTCTATTTCCTGGTCCCGATTGATCCCCGACGGTGACGGCGAGCTGAATCCTCAGGCCGTCGCCTTTTATAACGGGGTGATAGATACTTTACTGGCAAACGGCATTAAGCCTTTTATTAACCTCTACCACTTTGACATGCCGTTATGCCTGCAAGAGCGAGGGGGGTGGGAAAACCGAGTCGTAGTGGAGGCTTATGCCCGTTATGCCGAAGCCTGTTTTAAGTTGTTTGGCGATAGAGTTAAACACTGGTTTACCTTCAATGAGCCTATTGTGCCGGTTGAAGCCGGTTATCTGAATGACTTGCATTACCCTTGCGTGGTGGATTTTAAGCGAGCGGTGACGGTGGCTTACCATAGCGTATTGGCTCATGCCAAAGCGGTGGGGCGCTACCGCAGCGCGGAGCAAAACGGGACAATTGGCATCATTTTGAATCTGAGCCCGACTTATCCGCGTTCAGATAGCGCCGAAGATCGTGCGGCGGCGTATCATGCCGATCTGTTGCTTAATCGCAGTTTCCTCGATCCAGTAACGAAAGGCGCTTATCCTGCTGATTTGGTGGAATTATTACGCCAGCATGATTTATTGCCTCGCACTGAGCCGGAAGACGCTCAGCTGATTGCCTGTGGAACGGTGGATGTGCTTGGGGTGAATTATTACCAGCCGAGGCGTATCCAGGCTAAAGACGTTCCGGTTTCTGCCGGGCAGGTAAAAACCCCAGAAGATTTATTTAGTTTTTATGCGATGCCGGGTCGTAAGATTAATCCCCATCGCGGCTGGGAAATTTATGAAAAAGGGCTGTATGACATTCTGAAAGACCTACAGGAAAATTACGGCAATATTCCCTGCTATATTTCAGAGAATGGAATGGGCGTGGAGGGCGAGGAGCAGTTTATGGACTCGACCGGAATGATTAATGATGACTACCGAATTGATTTTATTCGCGAACATTTAACCTGGCTGCATAAAGCTCTACAGGAAGGTAGCAATTGTAAAGGCTACCATTTGTGGACCTTTATCGACTGTTGGTCGTGGCTTAATGCCTATAAGAATCGTTATGGATTGGTTCGGCTGAATAGGGCAGACCAAACCCGTGAACTGAAAAAAAGTGGTTATTGGTTTGCAAATGTCGCAAGGCAAAACGGCTTTAACTGA
- a CDS encoding autotransporter outer membrane beta-barrel domain-containing protein, whose amino-acid sequence MPIKIMYPYRMDALAIALFFCATGPTFAYDNVYVFGDSLSDTGNNGRFTYDSNQHYLYDEILAKNAGMTLVASDKGGFNYAAGGAVAVPALNPAYNTQNQVQSYLQRVNGQADSNGLYLHWVGGNDLAAAAASNPASAPSVAYNSAAAAATQVQALLNAGANTVIVPTVPNIGATPMLMELVIQQGLAAVQPSAIPGALQAAFSTLNALTTPDNPSRRQAIHQALTAASERISSIPQVQQGIAVQLIAAFDDQSALAGQLTDFYNNSEDALLAQGSGNIVRVDVNKLFGEIISNPNLFGFTNTAVMPCPIGVSSAVCTSGQAGFAPGQSYLFSDHFHPSPQAHQMIADYMQAVLDAPAQAAALTQATAAMARDTRATLDSRFQQLRTHKNPQDSFGVFGGYAGQHYDYSANIAAGDGNATTHNLTLGIDYQLTENWLIGALIAGSNDNQRPSSRYDYKARGLLLSAFSALEFADYAWMNADVHYASMNYDDIRRSMQIGTLTRTETGNTDGKQWGARFTTGYNIPITTYLTTGPMAQFALDYSNVSGYSENGNDSTAMRFSDQTYHSQIGSLGWRLDGKFSLFNPYAEVNYQHQFGDDVYRSGGGLKSTQTHFVRDSARQDKNWVNLTLGANVPLTDNVASFASISQTTGLSSGEQFMYNIGLSARF is encoded by the coding sequence ATGCCTATCAAAATAATGTATCCGTATCGCATGGATGCACTGGCCATTGCTTTATTTTTTTGCGCCACTGGCCCTACATTCGCTTACGACAATGTTTATGTTTTCGGCGACAGTCTGAGTGATACCGGAAATAACGGCAGATTCACCTACGATAGCAACCAGCATTATTTATACGACGAGATTTTGGCGAAAAATGCAGGTATGACATTAGTCGCGTCGGATAAAGGCGGGTTTAACTACGCCGCTGGCGGCGCCGTTGCGGTGCCAGCACTCAACCCCGCCTACAATACGCAGAATCAAGTACAAAGTTACTTGCAGCGAGTGAACGGTCAGGCCGACAGTAACGGCCTGTATCTGCATTGGGTAGGCGGTAACGATTTGGCCGCTGCGGCGGCCTCAAACCCGGCCAGCGCACCCAGCGTGGCGTATAACAGCGCTGCCGCTGCCGCAACGCAGGTACAGGCTTTACTCAATGCCGGAGCCAATACGGTTATCGTTCCGACCGTGCCCAATATCGGCGCTACCCCAATGTTAATGGAACTGGTTATTCAACAGGGATTGGCTGCCGTACAGCCTTCAGCAATACCCGGCGCTCTACAGGCCGCTTTCAGCACGCTAAATGCCCTGACTACGCCTGATAACCCCTCCCGCAGACAGGCTATTCATCAGGCACTCACCGCCGCCTCTGAACGAATCAGCTCTATTCCGCAAGTACAGCAAGGGATTGCCGTTCAGCTCATAGCTGCCTTTGATGATCAAAGCGCTCTGGCCGGGCAACTCACAGATTTTTATAATAATAGTGAGGACGCTTTGCTCGCCCAAGGTAGCGGCAATATTGTCCGCGTCGATGTGAATAAACTATTCGGTGAAATTATTAGTAATCCGAATCTGTTCGGGTTTACCAATACGGCAGTAATGCCCTGCCCGATAGGCGTTTCTTCAGCGGTTTGTACTTCGGGTCAGGCTGGCTTTGCCCCGGGCCAATCCTACCTTTTCTCCGATCATTTTCACCCAAGCCCGCAGGCGCATCAGATGATAGCCGATTATATGCAAGCGGTACTTGATGCCCCCGCGCAAGCCGCTGCGCTGACACAAGCCACGGCGGCGATGGCTCGCGACACTCGAGCTACCCTGGACAGCCGTTTCCAGCAATTGCGCACTCATAAAAATCCGCAGGACTCATTTGGCGTATTTGGCGGTTATGCCGGGCAGCATTATGATTATTCAGCCAACATTGCCGCCGGAGATGGCAATGCCACTACTCATAATCTGACCTTGGGTATAGATTATCAGTTGACCGAAAATTGGCTGATTGGCGCATTAATTGCGGGATCGAATGATAATCAACGGCCTTCCAGCCGTTACGATTATAAGGCGCGTGGTTTGCTGCTTTCAGCCTTCAGCGCTCTGGAATTCGCGGATTATGCCTGGATGAATGCCGACGTACACTACGCCAGCATGAATTACGATGATATACGTCGCAGTATGCAGATCGGCACATTAACCCGAACTGAAACCGGTAATACCGATGGCAAACAGTGGGGAGCCAGATTCACTACCGGATATAATATTCCGATCACCACTTACCTGACCACTGGCCCGATGGCGCAATTTGCGCTGGATTACAGCAATGTGTCGGGATATAGCGAAAATGGTAACGACAGTACGGCCATGCGCTTCAGCGATCAAACTTATCATTCGCAAATTGGATCTTTGGGCTGGCGGCTGGATGGCAAATTTTCCTTATTTAACCCTTATGCCGAAGTGAATTACCAACATCAGTTTGGGGATGACGTTTATCGAAGCGGTGGGGGCCTGAAATCAACTCAAACTCATTTTGTCCGCGACAGCGCCAGACAGGATAAGAACTGGGTGAATCTCACTCTTGGTGCCAACGTGCCGCTCACGGATAACGTGGCCTCGTTTGCCTCCATATCGCAGACCACCGGCCTGAGCAGCGGCGAGCAATTTATGTATAACATTGGGTTAAGCGCCCGTTTTTAA
- a CDS encoding response regulator transcription factor has product MESSVINNHATRNNRFSGNNSLTILIIEKDKYYAEGLRQVLIVFFSRLNIRVFFTNDIYYRYRANIIFCGSSLSESGLLSEIAANPETSNTRFFLIQNPDSVNHHSLTINQENIRVISRNLSVDKLVNLIKPMFSSIQSRNALIGIKPITEALTRREREVLESLALGMTNCSIANMLRISVKTVSNHKRTAMAKLKFRNSTELHYWFLRGGLAELTQQNSEAVHPAINIARELSSRLSAMLNTSRLITAYPALLKQVYAEGNITSEIGSDRRCVYQDKLMLSKINSVSNLKIHHHV; this is encoded by the coding sequence ATGGAATCCAGCGTCATTAATAATCACGCCACGAGAAACAATCGATTTTCTGGGAATAACTCCCTGACAATATTGATTATCGAGAAAGATAAGTACTATGCGGAAGGTTTACGTCAGGTGCTTATTGTTTTTTTCTCCCGATTAAATATACGTGTATTTTTTACTAACGACATTTACTACCGTTATCGTGCCAACATCATTTTTTGTGGAAGTTCACTATCAGAGTCAGGATTATTATCGGAGATTGCCGCTAACCCGGAGACCTCTAACACTCGGTTCTTTTTGATCCAAAATCCGGATAGCGTTAATCATCACTCACTCACTATCAATCAGGAAAATATTAGAGTCATTTCACGTAATTTATCAGTTGATAAATTAGTGAATTTGATAAAGCCAATGTTTTCCTCAATACAGTCCCGGAATGCTCTTATCGGCATTAAACCCATTACGGAAGCATTGACCCGCCGCGAGCGCGAAGTCTTAGAGTCATTAGCGCTGGGCATGACAAATTGCAGTATAGCCAATATGTTACGTATTAGTGTTAAAACCGTGAGCAATCATAAACGTACGGCAATGGCTAAGCTTAAATTTCGTAATAGCACCGAACTTCACTACTGGTTTTTACGCGGAGGATTAGCGGAACTCACGCAGCAAAATTCAGAAGCAGTTCATCCGGCAATCAATATCGCCAGAGAGCTATCGTCCAGACTTTCAGCCATGTTAAATACATCGCGGCTGATTACGGCCTACCCAGCGTTGCTGAAACAAGTTTATGCCGAAGGAAATATCACGTCTGAAATCGGTAGCGATAGACGCTGCGTCTATCAGGATAAGCTTATGCTTAGCAAGATTAATAGCGTTTCCAATTTAAAGATTCATCACCATGTATAG
- a CDS encoding type II CAAX prenyl endopeptidase Rce1 family protein, with protein MTDQVSHRGYISIINPLLLIFIVPIYEEIIFRGCLFSVFSYWFKDNIYWSAIITSIKPNAPCY; from the coding sequence ATGACGGATCAAGTTTCACATCGTGGGTATATTTCAATCATAAATCCGTTATTACTGATATTTATTGTTCCGATATACGAAGAGATTATTTTCAGAGGCTGTTTATTTAGTGTTTTTTCCTATTGGTTTAAAGATAATATTTACTGGTCAGCGATTATCACCTCAATAAAACCAAATGCGCCATGCTATTAA
- the chbG gene encoding chitin disaccharide deacetylase: MGKLLIINADDFGLSKGQSYGIIEAFRHGVVSSTTAMVNGTAIDHAAELSRENPDLPVGLHFVLTYGRPLTEMPSLVDAKGELNKSLWQHAEAGTLNLDEIAGELVSQFDKFVALFGRPPSHIDSHHHVHMLPQIYPRVAAFARERNLSLRIDRHYAQQQKIALGDSRSSQWFEDGFYGEEISEQLFLQLLDKANERGVNSVEFMCHPAFIDKILMTSSYCYPRLTELEVLTSPTLKQAIAQRGYRLGSFQDC, translated from the coding sequence ATGGGGAAGTTACTTATTATTAATGCTGATGATTTCGGGCTAAGCAAAGGGCAGAGCTACGGTATTATCGAAGCTTTTCGCCACGGAGTCGTTTCTTCTACCACGGCAATGGTGAACGGCACAGCAATTGATCACGCTGCGGAATTGAGTCGGGAAAATCCTGATTTACCGGTGGGGTTACATTTTGTCCTCACTTACGGCCGCCCACTCACTGAGATGCCTTCTTTAGTTGATGCCAAGGGCGAACTGAATAAATCTCTGTGGCAGCACGCGGAGGCCGGCACGTTGAATCTGGATGAAATTGCCGGAGAGCTAGTTAGCCAATTTGATAAGTTCGTTGCTCTATTTGGCCGCCCGCCAAGCCATATCGACAGCCATCATCACGTTCATATGTTGCCGCAGATTTATCCACGGGTTGCCGCTTTTGCCCGCGAGCGAAATCTATCGCTGCGTATTGACCGTCATTATGCGCAGCAGCAAAAAATCGCGTTGGGTGATTCTCGCAGCAGCCAGTGGTTTGAGGACGGTTTCTATGGTGAGGAAATATCGGAACAGCTATTTTTACAATTGTTGGATAAAGCCAATGAGAGAGGCGTGAATTCCGTTGAGTTTATGTGTCATCCGGCCTTTATAGATAAAATCCTAATGACCAGTAGCTATTGTTATCCGCGTTTAACTGAATTAGAAGTATTAACCTCTCCCACACTAAAACAAGCCATTGCGCAGCGCGGTTACCGATTAGGTTCTTTTCAGGATTGCTAA
- the chbC gene encoding PTS N,N'-diacetylchitobiose transporter subunit IIC, giving the protein MSQFIASLEKVILPFAVRIGRQQHINAIKNGFIRLMPLTLTGAMFVLINNVFLSFGDGSFFYSMGVRLDADTITMLNGWKGIGGNVYNGTLGIMSLMTPFFISMALAEEKKVDPLAAALLAVAAFMTVTPYSVGEAYAVGANWLGGANIISGIIIGLVVAELFTFIIRRNWVISLPDSVPTSVSRSFSAVIPGFIILSIMGVIAYFLAQYGTNFHQVIIDSISAPLSKMGNVVGWVYVMFSSLLWFFGVHGAMALSALESGIMMPFALENVATYTQYGSVDAALAAGKEFHMWAKPFVDSYIFLGGTGATLGLIIAIFIASRREDYRQVAKLAAPASIFQINEPILFGLPVIMNPLLFIPFIMIQPILAIITSVAYYSGFIPPITNIAPWTMPAGLGAFFNTNGSIAALLLSLFNLGVATLVYLPFVIIANKAQGEIDREVESEEEIANSLKF; this is encoded by the coding sequence GTGAGCCAATTTATTGCTTCTCTGGAAAAAGTCATCTTACCCTTTGCCGTTAGAATAGGCAGACAACAGCATATCAACGCCATCAAGAATGGGTTTATCAGGCTGATGCCGTTAACCCTGACCGGGGCGATGTTTGTTCTGATCAACAACGTATTCTTAAGTTTCGGCGACGGCTCGTTCTTCTACTCAATGGGGGTGCGTTTAGACGCCGATACCATAACCATGCTGAATGGTTGGAAAGGCATTGGCGGTAACGTTTATAACGGTACCCTTGGTATCATGTCGTTAATGACGCCGTTCTTTATCAGTATGGCGCTGGCCGAAGAGAAAAAGGTCGATCCTCTGGCCGCTGCGCTGCTGGCGGTTGCAGCCTTTATGACCGTTACGCCGTACAGCGTGGGTGAAGCCTATGCCGTTGGCGCAAACTGGCTGGGCGGTGCCAATATCATTTCCGGTATTATTATCGGGCTGGTGGTAGCTGAACTCTTTACCTTTATCATTCGTCGTAACTGGGTTATCAGCCTGCCAGACAGCGTGCCTACCTCGGTTTCGCGCTCATTCTCTGCAGTTATTCCTGGTTTTATCATCCTGTCTATCATGGGTGTGATTGCATATTTCCTCGCCCAATATGGCACCAACTTCCATCAGGTGATTATCGATAGTATCTCGGCGCCGCTGTCTAAAATGGGCAATGTAGTCGGCTGGGTGTACGTCATGTTCTCCTCCCTGCTGTGGTTCTTCGGGGTGCACGGCGCCATGGCGCTGTCCGCGCTGGAAAGCGGCATTATGATGCCGTTCGCACTGGAAAACGTTGCAACCTATACCCAATACGGTTCGGTAGATGCCGCGCTGGCTGCGGGTAAAGAGTTCCATATGTGGGCCAAACCTTTCGTCGATTCCTACATTTTCCTCGGCGGAACCGGTGCGACTCTGGGTCTGATTATTGCCATTTTTATTGCTTCCCGTCGTGAAGATTACCGCCAGGTTGCGAAACTGGCAGCTCCAGCAAGTATTTTCCAGATCAATGAACCAATCTTGTTCGGTCTGCCGGTCATTATGAACCCACTGCTGTTTATCCCGTTCATCATGATTCAGCCGATATTGGCGATTATTACTTCCGTGGCTTATTACAGCGGTTTTATCCCGCCAATCACCAACATTGCGCCATGGACAATGCCTGCCGGTTTAGGTGCCTTCTTCAATACCAACGGCAGCATTGCGGCGTTACTGCTCAGTTTGTTTAACCTGGGGGTAGCGACATTGGTTTATCTGCCGTTCGTGATTATTGCTAACAAGGCGCAGGGCGAGATTGACCGTGAAGTTGAAAGCGAAGAAGAAATCGCAAACAGCCTGAAATTCTAA